In Marinicauda algicola, one DNA window encodes the following:
- the selD gene encoding selenide, water dikinase SelD — MFDPVPRTRDLVLIGGGHAHGVMLRMWAMKPLPGVRVTLVNPGPEAPYTGMLPGYVAGHYAREAVEIDLVRLARFAGARIVLDAAVGLDPERRQVALRSRPPLEFDICSINIGVSARSGLSGSGHASHRVKPMQGFANAWDAFLAEVAAGRTPPHAVAIGGGVGGCELALAMAHRLRGAVRDARAVKVAVVERNAAILPNDAAALRRELARALARADIAVHAGVEAGRAAPGMLRLTSGEEIPAAFIASTAGAEPAGWLQDTGLALEDGFVRVDPYLRSVSHPHVFAAGDIAHLGHAPRPKAGVYAVRAGKALHANLRAALSGRKLTRFEPQADYLKLVSLGEKRAAAEKWGLALSARWLWRWKHLIDTRFMARLSDLPQMAPPEPVEGPVAEGVRALEAGAPLCAGCGSKLARSALAEALAALPAPSRADVLAGAGDDAAVLRWGEAGAQVVTTDHFRAFTQDGYVLGRILAVHALGDVWAMGARPQAVLAQITLPRLSAALQTRTAREFLSGVQSILAEAGADLVGGHTSQGAEFTVGLTVTGLAPDGRAIGIGGLKPGEALILTKPLGTGAILAGEMRGQARGRDYAAALEAMQRANGRAAEILAPHASAMTDVTGFGLAGHLLAMCEASGTGARVALDRVPALPGALDLIAAGVTSSLHADNARAAGAIEAEAGVLGGAKAQLLFDPQTAGGLLAGVPRERAGDVIDALIEAGYPAAIVGEVAGGAGRIALA; from the coding sequence ATGTTCGACCCCGTCCCGCGCACCCGCGACCTCGTCCTGATCGGCGGCGGCCACGCCCATGGCGTGATGCTGCGCATGTGGGCGATGAAGCCGCTGCCCGGCGTGCGCGTCACCCTCGTCAATCCCGGCCCGGAAGCACCCTATACCGGCATGCTGCCCGGCTATGTCGCGGGCCACTACGCGCGCGAGGCGGTCGAGATCGACCTCGTGCGCCTGGCCCGTTTCGCCGGTGCGCGCATCGTTCTCGATGCGGCCGTCGGGCTCGATCCCGAGCGCCGGCAGGTCGCGCTGAGATCGCGCCCGCCGCTCGAGTTCGACATCTGCTCGATCAATATCGGCGTCTCGGCGCGCTCCGGCCTGTCCGGCAGCGGGCACGCATCGCACCGCGTCAAGCCGATGCAGGGCTTCGCGAACGCCTGGGACGCCTTCCTCGCCGAGGTGGCGGCCGGGCGCACGCCGCCCCATGCGGTGGCGATCGGCGGCGGGGTGGGCGGGTGCGAGCTGGCGCTCGCCATGGCCCACCGCCTGCGCGGTGCGGTGCGCGATGCCAGGGCGGTGAAGGTCGCCGTCGTCGAGCGCAACGCGGCCATCCTGCCGAACGACGCCGCCGCCCTGCGGCGCGAGCTCGCCCGGGCGCTCGCCCGCGCGGACATCGCGGTCCATGCCGGGGTGGAGGCCGGGCGCGCCGCGCCCGGAATGCTGCGCCTGACCAGCGGCGAGGAAATCCCTGCCGCCTTCATCGCCTCGACCGCCGGGGCCGAGCCGGCCGGCTGGCTGCAGGACACCGGGCTCGCCCTGGAGGACGGGTTCGTGCGGGTCGACCCGTATCTGCGATCGGTCAGTCATCCCCACGTCTTCGCCGCCGGGGACATCGCCCATCTCGGGCACGCCCCGCGCCCGAAGGCCGGGGTCTATGCGGTGCGCGCGGGAAAGGCGCTGCACGCGAATCTGCGCGCGGCCCTGTCGGGCCGGAAGCTGACGCGCTTCGAGCCGCAGGCCGATTATCTCAAGCTGGTCAGTCTCGGCGAAAAGCGCGCGGCCGCGGAGAAGTGGGGCCTTGCCCTCTCGGCCCGCTGGCTGTGGCGCTGGAAGCACCTCATCGACACCCGCTTCATGGCGCGCCTGTCCGACCTGCCGCAGATGGCTCCGCCCGAGCCCGTCGAGGGTCCGGTCGCGGAGGGCGTGCGGGCGCTCGAGGCCGGGGCGCCGCTGTGCGCGGGTTGCGGGTCGAAGCTCGCCCGCTCCGCGCTCGCCGAGGCGCTGGCGGCGCTTCCCGCCCCGTCGCGCGCCGACGTGCTGGCCGGGGCAGGCGACGACGCGGCGGTGCTGAGATGGGGCGAGGCGGGTGCGCAGGTCGTCACCACCGATCATTTCCGTGCGTTCACGCAGGACGGCTATGTCCTGGGGCGCATCCTCGCCGTCCATGCGCTCGGCGATGTCTGGGCGATGGGCGCGCGCCCGCAGGCCGTGCTCGCCCAGATCACCCTGCCCAGGCTGTCCGCCGCACTGCAGACGCGCACGGCGCGCGAGTTCCTGTCGGGCGTGCAGTCCATCCTGGCCGAGGCCGGGGCCGATCTCGTCGGCGGCCATACCAGCCAGGGGGCGGAGTTCACGGTCGGCCTCACCGTCACCGGCCTTGCCCCGGACGGGCGTGCGATCGGCATCGGCGGGCTGAAGCCGGGTGAGGCGCTGATCCTGACCAAGCCGCTGGGCACCGGGGCGATCCTGGCCGGGGAGATGCGCGGGCAGGCCAGGGGGCGCGACTATGCCGCCGCGCTCGAGGCCATGCAGCGGGCCAACGGGCGCGCGGCGGAGATCCTCGCCCCGCATGCGAGCGCGATGACGGACGTGACCGGCTTCGGCCTGGCCGGCCATCTTCTGGCGATGTGCGAGGCTTCGGGGACCGGCGCGCGGGTGGCGCTCGACCGGGTCCCGGCCCTGCCGGGCGCGCTCGATCTGATCGCGGCCGGCGTGACCAGCTCGCTGCACGCCGACAATGCCCGCGCCGCCGGCGCGATCGAGGCGGAGGCGGGCGTTCTCGGGGGCGCGAAGGCCCAGCTCCTGTTCGATCCCCAGACCGCCGGTGGCCTGCTGGCCGGGGTGCCGCGCGAGAGGGCCGGCGACGTGATCGACGCGCTGATCGAGGCCGGCTACCCGGCCGCGATCGTGGGCGAGGTCGCCGGCGGGGCGGGGCGCATCGCGCTCGCCTAG
- a CDS encoding DUF1328 family protein, which translates to MLRLALAFFIIAIIAAIFGFGGIAAGAATIAKWLFFIFLILFVVALLAGALRGRAPR; encoded by the coding sequence ATGCTGAGACTTGCCCTCGCGTTTTTCATCATCGCCATCATCGCGGCGATCTTCGGCTTCGGCGGCATCGCCGCGGGCGCCGCGACGATCGCCAAATGGCTGTTCTTCATCTTCCTCATCCTCTTCGTGGTGGCCCTCCTGGCCGGCGCGCTGAGAGGCCGGGCGCCGAGATAG
- a CDS encoding DUF883 family protein — protein MATRQTASNDVEISAVKDDIAALRKDVDKLVGDLSKIAEQETEKGIKRTRKAASQAQDEIESYGSDVRDYIRDNPLSACGAALGVGFIAALLMRK, from the coding sequence ATGGCCACCCGACAGACCGCCAGCAACGATGTGGAGATAAGTGCCGTGAAGGACGATATCGCAGCCTTACGCAAGGACGTCGACAAGCTGGTCGGGGATCTGTCCAAGATCGCCGAGCAGGAAACCGAGAAGGGTATCAAGCGCACGCGCAAGGCCGCGAGCCAGGCCCAGGACGAGATCGAGTCCTATGGCAGCGACGTGCGCGACTATATCCGCGACAACCCGCTCTCGGCCTGCGGCGCGGCGCTCGGCGTCGGCTTCATCGCCGCCCTCCTGATGCGCAAATAG